The Cellulomonas sp. P24 genome contains a region encoding:
- the hisI gene encoding phosphoribosyl-AMP cyclohydrolase, producing MGRSDRVRTDFPLSSDGASQPSLDPDIAARLTRDPHGLVAAVIQQHDSGEVLMLGWMDDEALRRTLTSGRVTFWSRSRQEYWRKGDTSGHLQLVRSVQLDCDGDALLVKVEQVGAACHTGARTCFDAGGFLPAVDGLAGAGVPGERS from the coding sequence GTGGGAAGATCGGATCGTGTCCGCACCGACTTCCCCCTCTCGTCCGACGGAGCGTCGCAGCCCTCGCTCGACCCCGACATCGCCGCACGGCTGACCCGGGATCCTCACGGCCTGGTGGCTGCGGTGATCCAGCAGCACGACTCGGGCGAGGTGCTCATGCTCGGCTGGATGGACGACGAGGCGCTTCGGCGGACGCTGACGAGCGGGCGGGTGACGTTCTGGAGCAGGTCGCGGCAGGAGTACTGGCGCAAGGGCGACACGTCCGGTCACCTTCAGCTCGTCCGGTCCGTGCAGCTCGACTGCGACGGCGACGCCCTGCTGGTCAAGGTCGAGCAGGTCGGCGCGGCCTGCCACACCGGCGCGCGCACCTGCTTCGACGCCGGCGGGTTCCTCCCGGCCGTGGACGGGCTGGCGGGCGCGGGCGTGCCCGGGGAACGGTCGTGA
- a CDS encoding TIGR03085 family metal-binding protein: MSWHLHERMALVDALREAGPTAPTLCAGWEARHVAAHVLLRERSPRVGVGLAIPALTPQSDRLTAALADTAREPADFAELVDRVARPVSRWTPVAWAGDAANLVEFHVHTEDVRRGAGPVPPRVLEPELVAALWEHLVRAARLAYRRSPAGVVLVVPGGPRKAVHRPHDGHGTVAVRGEVGELTLHALGRGAAAAVEVVGAPEDVAALQQVLPGG, from the coding sequence ATGAGCTGGCACCTGCACGAGCGGATGGCCCTGGTGGATGCACTCCGGGAGGCGGGTCCGACCGCGCCGACCCTCTGCGCCGGTTGGGAGGCGCGTCACGTCGCCGCCCACGTGCTGCTCCGCGAACGGTCACCGCGTGTCGGTGTCGGGCTCGCGATCCCGGCCCTGACACCACAGTCCGACCGACTCACGGCCGCGCTCGCGGACACCGCGCGGGAGCCCGCCGACTTCGCCGAGCTCGTCGACCGGGTGGCTCGACCGGTATCGCGCTGGACGCCTGTCGCCTGGGCCGGGGACGCGGCGAACCTCGTCGAGTTCCACGTGCACACCGAGGACGTGCGGCGCGGCGCGGGCCCGGTGCCCCCTCGGGTCCTCGAGCCCGAGCTCGTCGCCGCGTTGTGGGAGCACCTCGTGCGGGCCGCGCGGCTCGCCTACCGCCGTTCCCCTGCCGGCGTCGTGCTGGTCGTGCCCGGCGGCCCGCGCAAGGCCGTCCACCGGCCGCACGACGGCCACGGGACCGTCGCAGTGCGCGGGGAGGTGGGTGAGCTCACCCTGCACGCGCTCGGACGTGGCGCTGCCGCCGCCGTCGAGGTCGTGGGCGCCCCGGAGGACGTCGCCGCGCTTCAGCAGGTGCTGCCGGGCGGCTGA
- the hisF gene encoding imidazole glycerol phosphate synthase subunit HisF — protein MSLALRVIPCLDVDAGRVVKGVNFENLRDAGDPVELARRYDAEGADEITFLDVSASSSDRETTYDVVRRTAEQVFVPLTVGGGVRSADDVDRLLRAGADKVGVNTAAIARPELVAEIAERFGSQVLVLSVDARRVTGDTRTESGFEVTTHGGRRGTGIDAVAWAVEAAERGAGEILLNSMDADGTTAGFDLEMIAAVRREVRVPVIASGGAGTPEHFLAAARAGADAVLAASVFHFGVLTIEQVKAHLRAGGVTVR, from the coding sequence GTGTCCCTTGCGCTTCGTGTGATCCCGTGCCTCGACGTCGATGCCGGTCGTGTCGTCAAGGGGGTCAACTTCGAGAACCTCCGTGACGCGGGCGACCCGGTCGAGCTGGCGCGCCGCTACGACGCCGAGGGCGCGGACGAGATCACGTTCCTCGACGTGTCGGCGTCCTCGAGCGATCGTGAGACGACGTACGACGTCGTCCGCAGGACTGCGGAGCAGGTCTTCGTCCCGTTGACTGTCGGGGGTGGGGTGCGGTCCGCCGACGACGTCGACAGGCTGCTCCGCGCGGGTGCGGACAAGGTCGGTGTCAACACCGCCGCCATCGCGCGACCGGAGCTGGTCGCGGAGATCGCGGAGCGGTTCGGGAGCCAGGTACTGGTCCTGTCCGTGGACGCCCGCCGCGTCACGGGCGACACGAGGACGGAGTCCGGGTTCGAGGTCACGACGCACGGCGGACGGCGCGGCACCGGCATCGACGCCGTCGCCTGGGCCGTCGAGGCCGCGGAGCGGGGAGCGGGGGAGATTCTGCTCAACTCGATGGACGCCGACGGCACGACCGCGGGCTTCGACCTCGAGATGATCGCCGCGGTGCGTCGAGAGGTCCGGGTGCCGGTGATCGCGAGCGGTGGTGCGGGCACGCCGGAGCACTTCCTCGCCGCGGCCCGTGCCGGTGCGGACGCCGTCCTGGCGGCGAGCGTGTTCCACTTCGGCGTGCTGACGATCGAGCAGGTGAAGGCGCACCTGCGCGCGGGCGGGGTCACGGTGCGCTGA
- a CDS encoding FKBP-type peptidyl-prolyl cis-trans isomerase, which produces MRRLIAVALAVVLLVAGCTRNSDGAADVQVGGDPGASPTLRFRAPLTVTEPSSTVVWAGTGSALVEGKPVLIDYWLENAETGAVVAESYTTSPKPYLLTKESLGTDLFAALRGQRVGARIVEVSPASAARGMTFPTVIVMDVLATRAEGDPVPARPGMPIVTLAADGAPTITPTTTTPPTDLTVVPLIKGTGDQVPTGAEVTIQYTEVDWATGAVVDSTWSTGLPVSFSLAGLGAWSQGLVEQTVGSQVMVVVPPSFGLGGPAGSELQSATLVFVVDILAATKPTAPVSPPVTIAPSTAPSSSPTS; this is translated from the coding sequence GTGCGCCGACTGATCGCCGTGGCTCTCGCTGTCGTGCTCCTCGTGGCGGGGTGCACCCGCAACAGCGACGGTGCGGCGGACGTGCAGGTCGGCGGGGACCCGGGTGCCTCTCCGACGCTGCGGTTCCGGGCGCCGCTCACGGTGACGGAGCCCAGCTCGACCGTGGTCTGGGCCGGCACCGGGAGCGCACTCGTCGAGGGGAAGCCGGTGCTGATCGACTACTGGCTCGAGAACGCCGAGACAGGTGCGGTCGTGGCCGAGAGCTACACGACGAGCCCGAAGCCCTACCTCCTCACGAAGGAGAGCCTCGGCACGGACCTCTTCGCCGCGCTCCGGGGGCAGCGGGTCGGGGCCCGCATCGTCGAGGTGAGCCCGGCGTCCGCCGCCCGCGGGATGACATTCCCGACGGTGATCGTGATGGACGTCCTCGCGACCCGCGCCGAGGGTGACCCGGTCCCGGCCCGACCCGGGATGCCGATCGTGACCCTCGCGGCGGACGGGGCGCCCACCATCACGCCGACGACCACCACGCCGCCGACCGACCTCACGGTCGTGCCGCTGATCAAGGGGACCGGGGACCAGGTGCCCACCGGCGCCGAGGTGACGATCCAGTACACCGAGGTCGACTGGGCGACCGGTGCCGTCGTGGACTCGACCTGGTCGACGGGTCTGCCGGTGTCGTTCAGCCTCGCGGGGCTCGGTGCCTGGTCGCAGGGGCTCGTCGAGCAGACCGTGGGGAGTCAGGTGATGGTCGTCGTCCCGCCGTCGTTCGGGCTCGGCGGCCCGGCGGGCAGCGAGCTGCAGAGTGCGACCTTGGTGTTCGTGGTCGACATCCTTGCTGCCACCAAGCCCACGGCGCCGGTCTCACCGCCCGTGACGATCGCGCCGTCGACGGCGCCGTCGTCCTCACCCACCAGCTGA
- the pafA gene encoding Pup--protein ligase gives MDRRIFGLETEYGVTCASTEGRGLSADEVARYLFRKVVAWGRSSNVFLRNGSRLYLDVGSHPEYATAECDDVRQLITHDRAGERILEGLVADAQQRLEHEGINGRVHLFKNNTDSAGNSYGCHENYLVRRQGDFSRLSDVLVPFLITRQVLTGAGKVLTTPRGAVYCLSQRADHIWEAVSSATTRSRPIINTRDEPHADAEHYRRLHVIVGDSSMAETTTMLKVGATDLILRMIEAGVPMRDMALENPIRAIRDISHDMTGMHPVQLANGRTATALDLQEEYLARVVEFVQHEGEPSAMTARVIDLWERGLRAMRTGDLTLVERELDWVIKLRLIERYRAKHGLELSDVRVARLDLAYHDISRTEGLYNLLAARGLVERVTTDLEVFEATALPPQTTRAKLRGDFVRRAQEAKRDYTVDWVHLKLNDQAQRTVLCKDPFRSVDERVERLIESM, from the coding sequence ATGGACCGCCGCATCTTCGGGCTCGAGACCGAGTACGGGGTCACGTGCGCCTCGACCGAGGGCCGCGGCCTGTCCGCCGACGAGGTCGCGCGCTACCTGTTCCGGAAGGTCGTGGCGTGGGGCAGGTCCTCGAACGTGTTCCTGCGCAACGGGTCACGCCTGTACCTCGACGTCGGCTCGCACCCCGAGTACGCCACGGCCGAGTGCGACGACGTGCGACAGCTCATCACCCACGACCGCGCCGGGGAGCGGATCCTCGAGGGGCTCGTCGCCGACGCGCAGCAGCGCCTCGAGCACGAGGGGATCAACGGCCGCGTCCACCTCTTCAAGAACAACACCGACTCCGCCGGGAACTCCTACGGGTGCCACGAGAACTACCTCGTGCGACGCCAGGGCGACTTCAGCCGGCTCTCGGACGTCCTGGTCCCGTTCCTGATCACCCGCCAGGTCCTCACGGGCGCGGGGAAGGTGCTCACCACGCCGCGCGGCGCCGTGTACTGCCTCTCGCAGCGTGCGGACCACATCTGGGAGGCGGTGTCGAGCGCGACCACGCGGTCGAGGCCGATCATCAACACGCGCGACGAGCCGCACGCGGACGCCGAGCACTACCGACGGCTGCACGTGATCGTGGGTGACTCCTCGATGGCCGAGACCACGACGATGCTCAAGGTCGGTGCGACGGATCTGATCCTGCGGATGATCGAGGCCGGGGTCCCCATGCGGGACATGGCCCTCGAGAACCCGATCCGGGCCATCCGTGACATCAGCCACGACATGACGGGGATGCACCCGGTGCAGCTCGCGAACGGGCGCACGGCCACCGCCCTGGACCTCCAGGAGGAGTACCTCGCGCGGGTCGTGGAGTTCGTGCAGCACGAGGGCGAGCCGAGCGCCATGACCGCGCGCGTGATCGACCTCTGGGAGCGAGGGCTCCGGGCGATGCGGACCGGGGACCTCACCCTCGTCGAGCGGGAGCTGGACTGGGTCATCAAGCTGCGGCTGATCGAGAGGTACCGCGCCAAGCACGGTCTCGAGCTGTCGGACGTCCGGGTCGCACGGCTCGACCTCGCGTACCACGACATCTCGCGCACCGAGGGGCTGTACAACCTGCTCGCTGCCCGCGGGCTCGTCGAGCGGGTGACGACCGACCTCGAGGTGTTCGAGGCGACCGCGCTCCCGCCGCAGACGACCCGCGCGAAGCTCCGGGGGGACTTCGTACGGCGTGCTCAGGAGGCGAAGCGCGACTACACGGTCGACTGGGTGCACCTCAAGCTGAACGACCAGGCGCAGCGGACGGTGCTGTGCAAGGACCCGTTCCGCAGCGTGGACGAGAGGGTCGAGCGGCTCATCGAGTCGATGTAG
- the prcA gene encoding proteasome subunit alpha, translating to MSMPFYVSPEQLMKDRADYARKGIARGRSVVVLAYDDGIAFATENPSRALHKVSEIYDRIAFAAVGKYNEFENLRVAGVRYADLRGYSYDRTDVNARGLANAYAQTLGTVFTTEAKPLEVELVVAEVGATADEDQIYRLSYDGSVADEHGYVVMGGQAERLGALLGERWEPGMPLAQVLALAVTVLGSVQEPAADAEPRVIPGSQLEVAVLDRTRPRRAFRRLTGALLEDLVAGSAG from the coding sequence ATGAGCATGCCGTTCTACGTCTCGCCCGAGCAGCTGATGAAGGACCGGGCGGACTACGCGCGCAAGGGCATCGCGCGCGGGCGTTCGGTCGTCGTGCTCGCGTACGACGACGGCATCGCGTTCGCGACCGAGAACCCGTCGCGGGCGCTGCACAAGGTCTCGGAGATCTACGACCGGATCGCGTTCGCCGCGGTCGGCAAGTACAACGAGTTCGAGAACCTGCGGGTCGCCGGGGTGCGCTACGCGGACCTGCGCGGATACTCCTACGACCGCACCGACGTGAACGCACGGGGTCTCGCCAACGCGTACGCGCAGACGCTCGGCACGGTCTTCACGACAGAGGCCAAGCCGCTCGAGGTCGAGCTCGTCGTCGCGGAGGTCGGTGCCACGGCCGACGAGGACCAGATCTACCGGCTCTCGTACGACGGCTCGGTCGCCGACGAGCACGGGTACGTGGTGATGGGAGGCCAGGCCGAACGGCTCGGGGCGTTGCTCGGTGAGCGGTGGGAGCCAGGGATGCCGCTCGCCCAGGTGCTGGCCCTTGCCGTGACCGTCCTCGGCTCCGTGCAGGAACCGGCGGCCGATGCCGAGCCGCGGGTGATCCCCGGGAGCCAGCTCGAGGTCGCCGTGCTCGACCGGACGCGTCCGCGCCGGGCGTTCCGCCGTCTCACCGGGGCGCTGCTCGAGGATCTCGTGGCGGGCTCGGCCGGGTGA
- the prcB gene encoding proteasome subunit beta: MNGTDPSGRLPRAFTTPGSSSFVEFLAAHAPELLPSGRPALPGSDLAGSLAPHGTTIVALTVDGGVVMAGDRRATMGSMIASREIEKVFPADDFSAVGIAGTAGLAVEMVRLFQLELEHYEKIEGTTLSLVGKANRLSTLLRGSLPLAMQGLAVVPLFAGYDLDRLVGRIFSYDVTGGRYEEHEHHSVGSGSVFARGSLKKRWRPGLEPADGVQVALEALVDAADDDSATGGPDLARRIWPVVATVTASGYQRVPDERIGALVADLAAQRREGHERGDRA; this comes from the coding sequence TTGAACGGCACTGATCCGAGCGGGCGGCTCCCGCGCGCGTTCACGACACCGGGCAGCTCGTCCTTCGTCGAGTTCCTTGCCGCGCACGCCCCCGAGCTCCTGCCGTCCGGGCGCCCTGCCCTGCCGGGCAGCGACCTCGCGGGGTCCCTCGCACCCCACGGCACGACGATCGTCGCGTTGACGGTCGACGGCGGTGTCGTGATGGCCGGCGACCGTCGCGCCACGATGGGGTCGATGATCGCCAGCCGGGAGATCGAGAAGGTCTTCCCGGCCGACGACTTCTCGGCGGTCGGCATCGCGGGGACCGCCGGCCTCGCGGTGGAGATGGTTCGGCTGTTCCAGCTCGAGCTCGAGCACTACGAGAAGATCGAGGGCACCACCCTCTCGCTCGTGGGGAAGGCCAACCGGCTCTCGACGCTCCTCCGCGGCAGCCTGCCGCTCGCGATGCAGGGGCTCGCCGTGGTGCCGCTGTTCGCCGGCTACGACCTCGACCGCCTCGTCGGACGGATCTTCTCCTACGACGTGACCGGTGGTCGCTACGAGGAGCACGAGCACCACAGCGTCGGCTCCGGCTCGGTGTTCGCCCGCGGCTCGTTGAAGAAGCGGTGGCGGCCCGGCCTCGAGCCGGCCGACGGCGTCCAGGTGGCGCTCGAGGCGCTGGTCGACGCGGCCGACGACGACTCGGCGACCGGCGGCCCGGACCTCGCACGACGGATCTGGCCGGTCGTCGCGACCGTCACCGCGAGCGGCTACCAGCGGGTGCCCGACGAGCGGATCGGCGCGTTGGTGGCCGACCTCGCGGCGCAGCGGCGCGAGGGGCACGAGAGGGGTGACCGCGCATGA
- a CDS encoding ubiquitin-like protein Pup, with product MTGQEREHARRDDDQPDEAPAPVAPAVQKQDAEVDALLEEIDEVLESNAEQFVRGFVQKGGQ from the coding sequence ATGACTGGTCAGGAACGTGAGCACGCGCGTCGGGACGACGACCAGCCGGACGAGGCGCCGGCACCGGTCGCACCGGCCGTGCAGAAGCAGGACGCGGAGGTCGACGCGCTGCTCGAGGAGATCGACGAGGTGCTCGAGTCGAACGCGGAGCAGTTCGTGCGGGGGTTCGTCCAGAAGGGCGGTCAGTGA
- the dop gene encoding depupylase/deamidase Dop produces the protein MTTRRVMGIETEYGVLQPGHPMANPMLLSSHVVAAHATVDDPADAAAPGVHRRTRARWDYDDEDPLHDARGFRLQRASAHPSLLTDDPAQPAPSGDAPQALARPTVEEYEDPGAANVILTNGARLYVDHAHPEYSSPEVTTPLDAVRWDRAGELVMLASVRALAQNPVLPDVALYKNNVDGKGATYGTHENYMVDRAVPFTVLAERVTPFLVTRQVFTGAGRVGLGQHGQGAGFQLSQRADYIEAEVGLETTLRRPIVNTRDEPHADPERWRRLHLIIGDANLLEVATYLKLGTTSLVLWVIEHAAEVPGLVSRLDRLALADPVEAVHVVSHDLALTTRLALADGRLLTALEIQQTYLDVVREALAVVDPQDDPEAARQTADVVARWGSLLDRLSTDLTTCVREVEWLAKLRLLDRMRRRDRLAWDHPQLAAVDLQWSDVRPERGLYQRLRAAGAVDVLVDEAEVERAVGHPPDDTRAFFRGETMARYGRHVSAMSWDSVVFDVPGAPTLQRVPMRDPWRGTRLHVGALLDRCPDAAALLTELGGG, from the coding sequence GTGACGACGCGCCGCGTGATGGGGATCGAGACCGAGTACGGGGTCCTGCAGCCCGGGCACCCGATGGCCAACCCGATGCTGCTGTCGAGCCACGTCGTGGCGGCCCATGCCACCGTCGACGACCCGGCGGACGCGGCTGCGCCCGGCGTGCACCGGCGGACGCGCGCGCGCTGGGACTACGACGACGAGGACCCGTTGCACGACGCCCGCGGGTTCCGTCTGCAGCGGGCCTCCGCCCACCCGTCGCTGCTGACCGACGACCCCGCGCAGCCGGCTCCGTCGGGCGACGCCCCGCAGGCGCTGGCGCGCCCGACCGTCGAGGAGTACGAGGACCCCGGCGCGGCCAACGTGATCCTGACGAACGGCGCGCGCCTCTACGTCGACCACGCGCACCCGGAGTACTCCTCCCCGGAGGTCACGACCCCGCTCGACGCCGTCCGCTGGGACCGGGCCGGCGAGCTCGTGATGCTCGCCTCGGTGCGAGCACTCGCGCAGAACCCCGTCCTGCCGGACGTCGCGCTCTACAAGAACAACGTGGACGGCAAGGGTGCGACGTACGGGACGCACGAGAACTACATGGTCGACCGTGCGGTGCCCTTCACGGTGCTCGCCGAGCGCGTGACACCGTTCCTCGTGACGCGCCAGGTCTTCACGGGTGCGGGGCGGGTGGGGCTCGGGCAGCACGGCCAAGGGGCGGGGTTCCAGCTCTCCCAGCGTGCCGACTACATCGAGGCGGAGGTCGGGCTCGAGACGACGCTGCGGCGGCCGATCGTCAACACGCGGGACGAGCCGCACGCCGACCCGGAGCGGTGGCGGCGGCTGCACCTCATCATCGGGGACGCGAACCTGCTCGAGGTCGCGACCTACCTCAAGCTCGGGACGACCTCTCTCGTGCTCTGGGTGATCGAGCACGCGGCCGAGGTCCCGGGGCTCGTCTCCCGACTGGACCGTCTTGCCCTCGCGGATCCGGTCGAGGCGGTGCACGTCGTGAGTCACGACCTCGCGCTCACGACCCGGCTCGCCCTGGCGGACGGCCGTCTGCTGACCGCGCTCGAGATCCAGCAGACATACCTCGACGTGGTGCGTGAGGCGCTGGCCGTGGTCGACCCGCAGGACGACCCCGAGGCGGCCCGGCAGACCGCGGACGTCGTCGCGCGGTGGGGATCCCTGCTCGACCGGCTGTCGACGGACCTGACGACGTGCGTGCGTGAGGTCGAGTGGTTGGCGAAGCTGCGGCTGCTGGACCGCATGCGCCGACGGGACCGGCTCGCATGGGACCACCCGCAGCTGGCGGCGGTCGACCTCCAGTGGTCGGACGTCCGACCCGAGCGCGGCCTCTACCAGCGGCTTCGGGCGGCCGGGGCGGTCGACGTCCTGGTCGACGAGGCCGAGGTCGAGCGCGCGGTGGGTCACCCGCCCGACGACACGCGGGCGTTCTTCCGGGGAGAGACGATGGCGCGGTACGGGCGCCACGTCTCGGCGATGAGCTGGGACTCGGTGGTGTTCGACGTCCCGGGTGCACCGACCCTGCAGCGGGTGCCGATGCGCGACCCGTGGCGCGGGACGCGCCTGCACGTCGGCGCGTTGCTGGACCGCTGCCCCGACGCCGCCGCCCTGCTGACCGAGCTCGGCGGTGGATGA
- the arc gene encoding proteasome ATPase: MTTTPAGSTSPAELTRQIELLIAKNERLVTMLEAARAQLSDMKAQIDALGKPPGTYGLFVRDHGDGTVDIISAGRKMHVVASPSLDAATLRPGQEVRLNEAMTVVEAGGYELVGELVSVKELLGDGRALVVGRSDEERVVRFSGQVEDAHVRIGDALTIDQRSGFVFERIPRAEVEDLVLEEVPDIRYEDIGGLGPQIEQIRDAVELPFLHPELFREHGLKPPKGVLLYGPPGCGKTLIAKAVAHSLAETAATARGEDVAHAKSYFLNIKGPELLNKYVGETERHIRLIFARAREKASQGSPVVVFFDEMESLFRTRGTGVSSDVETTVVPQLLAEIDGVERLDNVIVIGASNREDMIDPAILRPGRLDVKIKIERPDVEGAKEIFAKYLTPNLPIHPDDLAEHGEDVGSAVEAMIERVVERMYSESEENRFLEVTYASGDKEILHFKDFNSGAMIQNVVDRAKKSAIKDLLATGQRGIRVEHLLTACVDEFKENEDLPNTTNPDDWARISGKKGERIVFIRTIIQDKRGTDAQRTIETIAGTGPYL, translated from the coding sequence ATGACCACCACCCCTGCCGGGAGCACGTCTCCCGCCGAGCTGACCCGTCAGATCGAGCTGCTGATCGCGAAGAACGAGCGGCTGGTCACGATGCTCGAGGCTGCGCGCGCGCAGCTCTCGGACATGAAGGCGCAGATCGACGCCCTCGGCAAGCCACCCGGCACGTACGGGCTGTTCGTCCGCGACCACGGTGACGGCACCGTCGACATCATCTCGGCGGGCCGCAAGATGCACGTGGTGGCGAGCCCGTCCCTCGACGCGGCGACGCTGCGCCCGGGCCAGGAGGTCCGCCTGAACGAGGCGATGACCGTGGTCGAGGCGGGCGGGTACGAGCTCGTCGGTGAGCTCGTGTCCGTCAAGGAGCTCCTCGGTGACGGCCGGGCCCTCGTCGTCGGCCGGAGCGACGAGGAGCGGGTGGTGCGCTTCTCGGGGCAGGTCGAGGACGCGCACGTGCGGATCGGGGACGCCCTGACGATCGACCAGCGGAGCGGGTTCGTGTTCGAGCGGATCCCACGTGCGGAGGTCGAGGACCTCGTGCTCGAGGAGGTGCCCGACATCCGTTACGAGGACATCGGAGGGCTCGGCCCGCAGATCGAGCAGATCCGCGACGCCGTCGAGCTGCCGTTCCTGCACCCGGAGCTGTTCCGCGAGCACGGCCTCAAGCCGCCCAAGGGGGTGCTGCTGTACGGGCCCCCGGGGTGCGGCAAGACCTTGATCGCGAAGGCGGTGGCGCACTCGCTCGCCGAGACGGCGGCCACCGCGCGGGGCGAGGACGTCGCCCACGCCAAGAGCTACTTCCTCAACATCAAGGGCCCGGAGCTGCTCAACAAGTACGTCGGCGAGACCGAGCGCCACATCCGGCTGATCTTCGCGCGAGCGCGCGAGAAGGCCTCGCAGGGCTCACCGGTCGTCGTCTTCTTCGACGAGATGGAGTCGCTCTTCCGCACGCGGGGGACCGGAGTCTCGAGCGACGTGGAGACGACCGTCGTGCCGCAGCTCCTCGCGGAGATCGACGGCGTCGAGCGCCTCGACAACGTCATCGTCATCGGGGCGTCGAACCGCGAGGACATGATCGACCCGGCGATCCTGCGCCCGGGTCGGCTGGACGTGAAGATCAAGATCGAGCGGCCGGACGTCGAGGGAGCGAAGGAGATCTTCGCGAAGTACCTCACCCCGAACCTGCCGATCCACCCGGACGACCTGGCGGAGCACGGCGAGGACGTCGGCTCGGCGGTCGAGGCGATGATCGAACGCGTCGTGGAGCGCATGTACTCGGAGAGCGAGGAGAACCGGTTCCTCGAGGTGACGTACGCCTCGGGGGACAAGGAGATCCTGCACTTCAAGGACTTCAACTCGGGCGCGATGATCCAGAACGTCGTCGACCGCGCCAAGAAGAGCGCGATCAAGGACCTGCTCGCCACCGGTCAGCGCGGCATCCGTGTCGAGCACCTGCTCACGGCCTGCGTCGACGAGTTCAAGGAGAACGAAGACCTGCCGAACACGACCAACCCCGACGACTGGGCCCGCATCTCCGGCAAGAAGGGCGAACGGATCGTCTTCATCCGGACGATCATCCAGGACAAGAGGGGCACCGACGCGCAACGGACGATCGAGACGATCGCCGGTACCGGCCCCTACCTGTGA
- a CDS encoding site-2 protease family protein — MTSERRDPDTTSGWVIGHVGRAPVILTPSWLIAPVVITLLFAPTVRTYAPELGTVSYLVAAAFALLLLLSVFLHELAHALVARARGQQVKELAITVWGGRTSFDAAAPTPGTSALVAVVGPVANGLVAALCWGLVQATEPGTVVTLVLYAGLVSNVFVAVFNMLPGLPMDGGYILEALVWRLSGDRSRGTLAAGWFGRGVVVLVAAWILVPSLLSGRAPDLVMVGWGALIGAFLWSGAGQSIGAARAQLRVRGLGLGDLGVRAVGLRDVGTVAAAIQEAVRAGADAIVVLDHDGRPRGYVDQAAAATVPVDRRATTALDAVTVAIPADALIDARLTGDDLVRAVGVKSQVSPVLVAVTPGPDGLLVHGLVRVQDVVAALRAPRLGSRG, encoded by the coding sequence GTGACCAGCGAGCGCCGCGACCCCGACACGACCTCCGGGTGGGTGATCGGTCACGTCGGCCGGGCCCCGGTGATCCTCACGCCGTCGTGGCTCATCGCCCCGGTGGTCATCACGTTGCTGTTCGCGCCGACGGTCCGCACCTACGCCCCCGAGCTCGGGACGGTCAGCTACCTGGTGGCTGCCGCGTTCGCCCTGCTGCTGCTCCTGTCGGTGTTCCTGCACGAGCTCGCGCACGCGCTCGTGGCACGGGCACGCGGGCAGCAGGTCAAGGAGCTCGCGATCACGGTCTGGGGTGGGCGGACGTCGTTCGACGCCGCGGCACCGACGCCGGGGACCAGCGCGCTCGTCGCGGTGGTCGGACCCGTGGCGAACGGCCTCGTCGCGGCCCTGTGCTGGGGCCTCGTCCAGGCCACCGAGCCGGGCACCGTGGTCACCCTGGTGCTCTACGCCGGGCTCGTGAGCAACGTGTTCGTCGCGGTCTTCAACATGCTTCCCGGGCTGCCGATGGACGGCGGCTACATCCTCGAGGCTCTCGTGTGGCGGCTCAGCGGCGACCGCAGCCGCGGCACGCTCGCCGCCGGCTGGTTCGGACGTGGCGTCGTCGTGCTCGTCGCGGCGTGGATCCTCGTGCCGTCGCTGCTGTCCGGTCGTGCCCCCGACCTCGTGATGGTCGGGTGGGGTGCGCTGATCGGCGCGTTCCTGTGGAGCGGCGCGGGGCAGTCGATCGGCGCCGCACGTGCACAGCTGAGGGTCAGGGGGCTCGGGCTCGGCGACCTCGGGGTGCGGGCGGTCGGCCTGCGTGACGTCGGCACCGTCGCCGCGGCGATCCAGGAGGCCGTCCGGGCCGGGGCGGACGCGATCGTCGTGCTCGACCACGACGGTCGGCCGCGTGGCTACGTGGATCAGGCGGCCGCGGCCACGGTCCCGGTGGACCGGCGCGCCACGACGGCCCTCGACGCCGTCACCGTCGCGATCCCCGCGGACGCCCTGATCGACGCCCGGCTCACGGGAGACGATCTGGTCCGCGCCGTCGGGGTGAAGTCGCAGGTCTCGCCGGTGCTGGTCGCCGTCACGCCGGGTCCCGACGGGCTGCTCGTCCACGGGCTGGTGCGGGTGCAGGACGTCGTCGCCGCGCTGCGCGCACCTAGACTCGGCTCCCGTGGATGA